The following nucleotide sequence is from Populus nigra chromosome 15, ddPopNigr1.1, whole genome shotgun sequence.
ACCCTTTCAGAAACCAATGATTTCTCATTATGGCAGGAATTGTGATTCTCCTTTCAGGATCAGCAACAAGAAGTCTTGAAATCAACCTCTTAGCATCTGTTGAAAACCAAGGCTGAAACTCATATTCAGCCTTGAAGATTTTCCTGTACATCTTCATAACATTTTCATCTTGAAATGGCAAGAATCCTGCAAGAAGCACGTAGAGAATCACCCCACATGACCATGTATCTGCTTTTGATCCATCATAGCCTTTCTTTCTCAAAACTTCTGGGGCAACATAAGCAGGAGTCCCGCACAGAGTATGCAAAAGTCCATCTTGCAGCAATTGTTCAGGTAAGGCTGACAAGCCAAAATCAGAGATTTTCAAGTTTTCGTCTTCATCAAGCAATATATTCTCTGGCTTCAAGTCTCGATGATAAACACCTCTGCTGTGACAATAATCAATCGCGCTGATTAGTTGCTGGAAATATTTTCGTGCAACTTCTTCTTTGAGCCTTCCTTTGGCTACTTTGGCAAACAACTCTCCACCTCGAACATACTCCATGATGAAGAAGATCTTAGTCTTTGTAGCCATGACTTCCTTGAGCTCAACAATGTTGGGATGACGAACAAGATGCATCACTGAGATCTCTGTCTGGATTTGTTCCATCATGCCTTCTTTCTTGACTTGATCCGTGTTTATAACTTTGATAGCCACACTGTCTCCGGTTACCAAGTGTTTCCCATAGTAAACTTTAGCAAAACTCCCCTTCCCCAGTAGCCTCCCCATCTCATACTTCCCAAAAAGAACATGCCTCTCCTCCATGACTGAATAAAGCTCATCAACTTGTCATCGagattttctttcttggttCAATTTGAGACTTTGGTGATTTGGctataagaatatatttttttccaaaaagaatatttttttttcctcgggGACTGCAAGAATTGAAATataaacaagtttttatttttacttctaGGAGAAGACACGTTTGTTGGGTTCGATGCTTCACAATTGAATATTGGAGTCTTTGATTAGTGATTTATGGTTACTGAGAGATATTCTTTTAACAATGTTCAACTCTTGTCGCCGTGTATTTTTAGACGTTGAGTGTCTATTTCTGTGctattacatgttttttttttaatattttataaatttatttttaactcaaaaaatattaaattaattttttaaatattttcagataatttttacatattgatataaataaaaatacttaatttttatggggagacatctaaaatattaaatttttatttatttaagtctaCTTtccaaaaaactattaaaacattttatatagaaaaacctTTAATAATATcgaatagaaaaatagaaataaaaatctttttttaaaatagaaaaacctaatagtactaagtagaaaaaaataaaattcataaattgaataaaaagaaataaaaataactaataaatatatttgttttcttaggaaaaaaaactcttggGGCATAACCTTATTAGTACTCTTTTGATGTTgtagtagtttttattttttaaattaattttttttatatatatttttgatgtattgatattaaaaataaaaaaaatattattttatatttttaattaaaaaacacttaaaaagtaTGAAGTACCACATTATCTAACACACATATAAAACCTTCTTTCACCATAAACATGTTTAGCACAATGTTCTTATGACATCCAAGAATAGCAaggtttattatataaaaaatatatatttgtagtCATTCAAGTTTACTTgtaaaaagattattattattttttatataaaaattaaaaaaatattaataatattgaataaaaaaattcattttacatAGAAAAACTCAATAATAAggaataatgaaaacaaaaaaataattcctttaaatgaagaaaataagaaaaacctaACAAGactaaaagggaaaaaaataaaatttcaaactaaataaaaaaaatatccaagaaaaatatttattttctcaaaaaatctagtattaaatttaatcttgaaaacTCGATTAGTTAAATCCGTCCACTCATCAACAATCAATGATAGAGAAATTCCCTCTGACATCAAGAACATTATTGTCTAGTATTTAATCATTAGTGCAAAGGAGAAAAGGAAGAATCACTTCAGTTTGAAACTTAGAATTTTGAAAGGAAAGATAAGATTCAaagtttgaataattttttttattagagcgATAATTAAAGGGACAAGTCTTACGCTCCTTGatatgattaaataataatacGTACTTTAATCGTAATTAAAGAGaggattaatattatttttcctatCCGTTTCATAATATGACCGGCGCCTGAAGATATTTCAGGGatacaattatttaaaattattaaactcaattctgTACGTGGTTAGAGAAACCGATCCAGgttaactttaattaattaaaatattattgttttctaaaaaatattaaaataaattttgacaaGATTTCATGTTAATTCGTTGAATCTATCAATCAAATCGAGTAAACTTtgagttgaatttatttaaaaaatcatgttgaagATCATGTTGACTTACCAGAACAGACGGAATTTAATAATTGTGATTCCATAACATGATTTCAGCtaatttatttgtcatttactGACCGGCTCCTGAAGATATTTCAAGGCtgcttgaatatatatatatatatatatatatattccaggATTACAGATATTCAAATCAGATGCCGACATAGAACAAAATTCATGTAAAATTACGAGGACTTGAAGACAAAAGTTGTTGGATAATTTAAGAATACAGGGATTTGTTTCGAGAAGAAAGatatttcttttctctccttctattttgttttttttttttttcaaatgcttCGATCTGTAATAAAAGGTCTGTTTGAAATTATAGTAGTGATGacggttcaaaatatttttcacctacaaatacattaaaataatttttttattttttaaaattatttttaacttcagcacattaaaacaatctaaaaacatataaaaattattttataaaaaaaaatcttaaaaaaacacagtACAATTCCTAaacatgctaaaaaataaaaacatatctgCAAAATCCCAAGAACTTGAGCTATTTTTCTTTACCAATATGGTAACTTCAAATCGatgttttaacattatttttttccacaatTGTTTCTCAATTAATAAATTACTATTTTCACTATTAATTTTTACTTGCAACCTTCTTATTATTTAAatcctaaaatattattgtgaaaaaaaaactagagattttagaatgaaaataaattgaaggccTACCaatcgattttattttaataactaaaaatgcAAGATATAACATGACTAAAATTTAAGGACATGAGTGATACAATAATATATAAAGATTTACAGGACACAACCTTTAAAATACAAGACACCCTATTCAAAGTAAAGcgtattttttactcaaaatatatcatctgtAAATCATGTGATTTCTCTATTAGTTTGTGTCGATACACGatgtcgggcgacggctcctattttttatgtttattttaacaaaaaggtttttttctctattgaaggaaacaaagattttattggagtcgccatctagtaatttgagggaactagaaatcccaaattagacactggtcccagagattcgggtacggggttagttatgattaagggaaggtagacaccacccttaaaacatcctttcaatagaaaggttaaccttacttgtgtgttttttatttgattcacaatgcgattatattttgggcttatttgtaaattttttaatgattaaagttggtccctaaaaataggagacacattaaaaatgacatcagtccctaaaaattaagagactcgtctaaaatattgacgtttgtccctaaaaaggagaattacgtctgggttaccaaaagaaataatggatataatccattatattttgggtttattggtaacttgtttttttttttaaatggttaacgtcggtccctaaaaataggagacgcgttaaaaatgacatcagtccctaaaaattaggagacttgttgactttggtttttgtatttttttacaacatgcaagaaaatttacaagcatttataaataaaaaaaatatcaaaaataccagttgaaacccaaaaaattacttgagtgtcaatgtataggtaaaagactgaaataccctcggatttctcaaaaaattactaaaatgccactggcggcgcgtgtggcacacgcgcggttactgtgggcggcggcgagatttcccggcgagatttctgtccaaccgacggtcgatcctggtagatctgaggacgaggattctgatggaggtggtatcgtcggccgttgatggctgacgaaggagaatcgacgacttgaagcttcggtggccgccgacaatcgcggcccttttccggccaaatgaggcggcgaaatcaatgaaaaccaccggggtttttctttacatcagaGGAGAAACCTTtttgtggtggtgcggaggctggagacggccggagatgggagatcgggggagagagagagagcgtcgccggcgagaggagagagggagTCTGAGAAGTGCTACGGTGTGAACGTGCGCACGGTTCACCGGTGCAGCTGAAGGCTGTGAATTGTTGGATCTCCTTTGAACTGATCCTGCGGATGCGATTGGCTGGATCTggaagttgatcggacggtccagATGAGAGGAGTcttgatctggtgtggcgcggtgcaccgaaagctcggtacaccgtgtgacgtggcgccaccggatctaagggagaattgttttaagggctgagattgatttgggttttaattgggtgtggtaagccctattataccctattaaatcaacggttcagatctaaacactatagatctaacggttaggatatatttggtatttttcaaattgtttttttgaaaatcaatatcctacttgcatgaagaaatagtaaaaaaaaacgtgaatagtaaagtttttttttctttctttcttttctctcttttttttccttctctttttctcttcctCTGGCGTActgtcactggctatttatagccactgATAGGGGACAACACGGATCGgctttaagaaaaattgtgtACGCACAACTACTCCGCCTACAATTAGTGTAACTGCCCTgcctaatataacaaatttgtattattaattttgttttattatatataataataaacaaatcagtattagaaaaatctcgtttcaaccgctaaaaatcaattttaatgaccgaaaataatagttttgacccaaaataacctgaaactcattttttaccccggtcgacatggttggacccgtatggactcggtggactcggttttgaccgaatatgacggttttgacccaaaacgacccgacatttattttttaccttggtcgacatggtttgacctgtattgactcggtggactcggttttggtcaaaaatgacggttttgacctgaaacggcccgaaactcattttttaccctggtcgacatggtttgacccggtggactcgattttgaccaaaaatgacggttttgacccgaaacggcccaaaacttattttttaccctggtcgacatggtttgacccgtattgacccgatggactcggttttgatggaaagatgcggttgactcgagaaaagtatatttttgaatttttaaacttttttcttaatttttttggatttttataaataataatagaaataaaataacattccagaaaatcttggtggatccaaaattgggttacaacagtttGGATGAAAAATACAGACAAAAGGatatattgaagaaaaataatttagtcaGGGACTAAGATAAATTGAAAACTCTTTCCATCAGACttggccattttttttttcttgtttttgtataatttcTTATAAACATCGATCCCATTATTCATAAAGGGGCAGGGGGTGGCCGATGTCTTGCTAGCCATCAACTTTTTTTCCCACCACGTACGGCGATGGGGGGCCTAATACCAAGAGAAATGACCAATATCTTCCATGTTCATAAAAGCAtacccttttaaattttaattatgtatatattttagttaaaaaatatatttattttgcttgattTGTCTTCATCTTCTCGCACTAATCTTCCCCCATGAGTGAAATAATTGAGTTGTTGGATCCCATAAATAGGGTGGTGGCAAGCATAATTGCATGTCTTCGACAAAATACAAAACCAAAACActtcttttttcaataattaaactttaaggGCTTGCATTAGCAAAGATATATGCAGAAGAGGTCCCCTGCGTACTGCTTGCTTTCGCAAGTAAGCCAGGCATCGCAGCACCAACCACTATTTTCTATTCTTTGAGATTTATATGGTTACCTGGATAATTAATATCCCTGCAGGTCTTATGATAAAGAAATATATCTTGCCTAGATATATATCATCACGcgctattttgaaataaaattacaattaggGTTCGTTGAGATGAACTCTAACTCATCATGACAAAAGGCCAATTGGGTGTTGCATTTTTGTTGAAAAGTTGCtgat
It contains:
- the LOC133674214 gene encoding CBL-interacting serine/threonine-protein kinase 5-like produces the protein MEERHVLFGKYEMGRLLGKGSFAKVYYGKHLVTGDSVAIKVINTDQVKKEGMMEQIQTEISVMHLVRHPNIVELKEVMATKTKIFFIMEYVRGGELFAKVAKGRLKEEVARKYFQQLISAIDYCHSRGVYHRDLKPENILLDEDENLKISDFGLSALPEQLLQDGLLHTLCGTPAYVAPEVLRKKGYDGSKADTWSCGVILYVLLAGFLPFQDENVMKMYRKIFKAEYEFQPWFSTDAKRLISRLLVADPERRITIPAIMRNHWFLKGFLRPMAFSIQESIMDKTEQDQDLDSCSVVKPKVSSPRFFNAFEFISSMSSGFDLSSLFETKKKPGSMFTSKVSASAIMEKIEGVAKGLNFKVAQVKDFKVRLQSPCEGRKGKLAVTTEVFEVAPEVAVVEFSKSSGDTLEYAKFCKEDVRPALKDIVWTWQGDNVCTNDNNNSQVEDCEIQLL